TCGCAGTACGCAACCTCGTTCCCCGTGCCGAGGTCAAGCAGCGGCAAAAGCGCAGCAACCGGGGTCGCCACAGCAGCCAGAATGGCACTGCTGGCGATCTGCATGGCCAGATCCCCGGTCTTTAGTCCGGGCTCGGGGTTATTGAACGTGCCCCCGAGATGAAGCGGAGTACCTGCAGCCAAAGCGCTGGCATCTTTCGGGTGAGAAAAAAGGGTAATGTCCAGGCGTTCGTTGTCGAAGTTCGCGGTCCCTGTGCCGGTAAAGCTGGTATCCGTGGTATCGACAGCCAGGGTGTCGATCCTGACGACGCCGTCTTGGGTTTTCAGATCAACATAGGCACAGTCGATCGGGACGGTGCCCCCGCCACCCATCCAGGTCACGAAGGACTCGGCGGCATCCAGCCCGGCCAGTTCGACCAGCAGGGCATCCAGCTTGCCCCGGGTCATCAGCATGACCATGCCGCCGTCGGCGGAGCCGAATAGCTCGGCAATGGAGGCGCCGGTCATCCAGAACTTGCCCTGACCAGCGACCGTGCCCACGCTGTCACTGGCCAGTTCCCAGCTGCCAATCGCCTTGCTGAGATTGACCGCCTGTACCTCCAGCTGCAGTGTGCCTTCCGGGGGCGTCGGTCTGGAATCGATGTCCAGGTTGAAGTCCACCTGACCCTCGCCCACCCCGAAACCCACTGGCTCGAACCGGGCGTGGCCGTCTGCAAGATTGAAATCGATGACCACCTCGCTCAGGGGGATGTCTGCCGCCCGCACGGCTTTGCCCCGGTAACTGACATCCGCAGAAACCTCTTCCCAGGCAGCTGTGATCAGGGGTTGGTCCGGCAGTGCGAACCGATCTCCATCGCCGCCGTTTGAGCTTTCCGGTCCATCCTGTTCAGCAGATTCCGGTTCCACACCAGCCAGTACGCCAAGATCCGCAAGATCGAGGGAATCAGAGTGCAGTTTTCCCGTCAGATGCGGAGGGCGCGAACTGATATCCAGGGCAATCTGTCCGCCCAGGTCACTGTCACCCACATCCCCCTCGATGTTGCTGAATGCCCAGCGGTTGTCCCTGAAGGACAGATCGCCGGATAACGAGTAGGGGGGCAGATCTGGCAAAGGTATCCCCAGCAGACGGCTCAGGCGGCCTGGATTGGGGCCTTGCACGCCAAGCTCGAGATCCAGGCCCTTTAATGCCAACGGTCGCAGAATGCTGCCCTGGACCTGGATACGGCTATCGACCACATCGCTTGTAAGCTCAAGGGCATAGGGACGGTCCGGGTCCCGGGCCGCTAACAGTTGGTCTCCGCGAAATCGCAGCGAGAAGGGCGAGCCGTCATACTCACCGTCGCCATCGATATGAAATGCCTGCTCACCAGCTTCCAGACCCTGTGTCTGCAGGTTGAGGGTGAAGTCCGTGTCGGCTTCCGACTCTGTAAACGTCAGCTGCGAGGGTTCGAAAACGAGGCGACCGATAAAGGGCATGATCAGATCCTCCGTCTGATCCACCGCAAGGGACTCGGTAATACCCAGGTGAAGATGCCCGGAAAGCGTGCCCAGACGATCCTCCAGCGGCGTGAAGGTGTCCCCGAACCGGCTCAGGGCGATGGACTCGAATTCGGTTTCAATGGTACCCGAGGCAGGCTGGTCGGTGGCGTCCAGTGCCACAGAGCTGCCCCAACTGCCCCCGGCAATATTGAAGTCCAGCGGCTCGATCTGGAGCCTGCCTGAATCCAGGCTGGCGGACAGGTTCAGGTTCGTCAGCTCCGGTGTATCCGGGAGCACCAGCGTATCCACCTGCAGGTTCAGCTGGCCGTCGATTGCGCGCAATGCCGCCAGCGGTGAACCAGCGTCGCCCGGTTCGGCATCGTCGTTTGATGATGGGTCGGGCTGTGAGTTTTCCGCCGTAAACTGGGCAAGTTCAATGCGATCCGCCTCAAGGTCAACATTCACTGTGGGCCGATCCGTAGTGTGGAAGTGGAACTCGCCGCTCAGGTTGCTGACTCCGACGTTGCCATCAAGGGAGGTGACAGACCACCGCTCCCCGTCACGGGCCAGCCGCCCCGACAGGCGGTACCCGGGCAGGGCGGGCAAAGGTGCCCCGATCCAGGCCCCCAGATCCTGACCACCATCGCCCTGGAGCACCAGGTTGCCGGCAAAGCTAGCGGGCGTCAGGAGCGCTCCCAATTGTGTATCCGCCCATGCAAGCAGGTCACCACTTTGTGCCTGAGCCTGTAACCGATAGCTTGCGGCGCCTTTCGCCAGCTCTGGCAGGGGTGCGCCCTCAATGGTCATCTCCAGCGGCTTGCCCTGGAACCTTCCGGTGATTGAGAGTACCGGTGTTTGCGGTTCTCCGACCTGCTCCAGGTGGAGGGCCAGGTCACTGCCAGCCTCCGTGGCCTGATTCTTCGTCCGGTAAGACGCCCTGGCCAGTTCAATGTCGAGGTGCTCCAGAATCGTCCTCGGGTCGAGGGAAGCAGCCTGCTGCATTTGGCGGAGACCGAGTTCCAGTTCGGCATCCAGGATTGTCGTGGATTCTTCGTCCGCACCAAGGCCATCCAGCGCCACTTGTTGCAGCTCGAGTTCCGCTTTCGCAGTGATGAAGTCGGCGTTGCTGACCAGGTGAGCCCTGGCCTCGCCCCGGCCCCCCGCCACGTCAAAACTCAGAGTCTCAAGCGCCAGCTCGTGCTGACCCGGGCGCAGCCTGGCCCCAACATTGGTGAACGTTGTCGGCTCCAGGATGAGCTGATCGACAGCGAGATGGATGTCACCCTGCAGGTCCGGCAGCACGGGTATGGACACAGACGGGGGCTCGTCGGTTGCCTGAGATTCAGGCAGTGCCGCCAGGATATCAGTGACGTTGATGGAGGGTGAGTGCAGGTTCCCGTCTACCGACACGGGGCTGGAACCAGCGCCCACACTGATGTTGCCGTCGATACGGACCTCACCCGCCCGGGCCTGAATATCAGATAACGCCCACTGGCTATCGGCAAGCCCCGGATCTGCGGCGGCCGAGAGTTCGACGGGCATAACCAGGCGCTCGCCTTCCGACCACAGCCTGGCCTCCCCGTTGAGGGATAACCTGTCACCGGCCAGCGTTAGCGAGGTGAGTGATAAAACCTGCGGGCGTTCGGTTTCGGGCGTGAAGTAACGGATCTCTGCGTTATGGATGTTGAGTTGTTGGACAGCGAGGGAAGGGCCGGAGCTTTCCTCCTCGCCCGCGTTCTCACCCCGGTCCTTCATTGCAGGCAGAGCCCAGTTGCCCGGTTTCCCTTCACGGCTTTCGAGGTTGAGGGTGGGTTCCGTTATGGTCACCGATTTCAGTGCCGGTTCGCCCTTGAAGAGACTGATGATGGAGGGTTCAAGCTCAACCCCCCCAACGGACAGCATTTCCGGGGTCTTTGCCCAGTCGGCGTTGGCCAGCTTCATTTCGCCCAACTCGAGGTGAGGGCGGGGCAGGAGACCTACGTCAATATCACCGGTGATCTCCATGTCACGGCCGGTCATGGCTTCAACGCGCTCGGTGATGGGCCCCTTCAGGAAATTCCACGACATCAGCTCAATAACGATAACCGCGATAACCAGCAGCGCGAACAAAACGGTCAGTGCCCGTAGAACTCTGAACGGGGGTTTTGAGGGGGAGCGGTTAGTCGTATCCATGACTGGCTCGTACTCGAAGGATGGGCGAAAATCCGGACGCGGATTGCGATTATCCTTCTTTCAACATAGTCGAAATTTGGTGATGCTGTAGTTTCTCAGGAAACCACTCAACGCCCGTTTATGCTCAGTACCCCCGAAGAACGGTTGCCGTTGTGTAACATCGCGCTGAACGTCTCCATCGGCAGGGGCTTGGAAAAATAATGCCCCTGAGCGAAGTCGCAACCGGCCGCTTTCAGCCAATCCTTCTGTTCCGCGGTTTCCACACCTTTCGCAATGACCTGAATTCCCAGTTTATGGGCCATCGCGATAATGGATTCAGCGATCGTCCGGCCCCCCGAATCGGAGTTGTCTCTCTGCACGAAGGAAGGGTCTAACTTCAGATAATTCACATTAAACCGCTTCAGATAGGCCAGCGAGGAATAGCCGGTACCAAAGTCGTCCAGGGCCAGCTGCACACCGGCTTTCTGGAGTTCAGAAAAACGTTCTCCAAGATTTTTCATGCTCTGCAGGAATACACTTTCCGGCAACTCGAGTATTACGGTGTCCCCGGACCGGGCAAAGGCGTCCAGGTCGGCCTCCTGGAATTCGTCCTGGGTGCTGCGGGTGAACTGCATTGGGGAGGTATTGACGCTTATCTGGAATGGTAAACCCGCCAGAGAGGTCCAGCGATCAGTGCTGGCGGTTGCTTCTGCGAACACCCAGTGCTCCAGGGCGCCCATCAGGCCCGTTTCTTCTGCCAGCCCGAGAAACTTCCCCGGCGTCAGCAGGCCGCGCTCGGGGTGTTGCCATCGCAGCAGTGCCTCTGCCTTCACAATACGCTCGCTGGACAGCTCCACAATAGGCTGATAA
Above is a genomic segment from Marinobacter panjinensis containing:
- a CDS encoding AsmA family protein, which codes for MDTTNRSPSKPPFRVLRALTVLFALLVIAVIVIELMSWNFLKGPITERVEAMTGRDMEITGDIDVGLLPRPHLELGEMKLANADWAKTPEMLSVGGVELEPSIISLFKGEPALKSVTITEPTLNLESREGKPGNWALPAMKDRGENAGEEESSGPSLAVQQLNIHNAEIRYFTPETERPQVLSLTSLTLAGDRLSLNGEARLWSEGERLVMPVELSAAADPGLADSQWALSDIQARAGEVRIDGNISVGAGSSPVSVDGNLHSPSINVTDILAALPESQATDEPPSVSIPVLPDLQGDIHLAVDQLILEPTTFTNVGARLRPGQHELALETLSFDVAGGRGEARAHLVSNADFITAKAELELQQVALDGLGADEESTTILDAELELGLRQMQQAASLDPRTILEHLDIELARASYRTKNQATEAGSDLALHLEQVGEPQTPVLSITGRFQGKPLEMTIEGAPLPELAKGAASYRLQAQAQSGDLLAWADTQLGALLTPASFAGNLVLQGDGGQDLGAWIGAPLPALPGYRLSGRLARDGERWSVTSLDGNVGVSNLSGEFHFHTTDRPTVNVDLEADRIELAQFTAENSQPDPSSNDDAEPGDAGSPLAALRAIDGQLNLQVDTLVLPDTPELTNLNLSASLDSGRLQIEPLDFNIAGGSWGSSVALDATDQPASGTIETEFESIALSRFGDTFTPLEDRLGTLSGHLHLGITESLAVDQTEDLIMPFIGRLVFEPSQLTFTESEADTDFTLNLQTQGLEAGEQAFHIDGDGEYDGSPFSLRFRGDQLLAARDPDRPYALELTSDVVDSRIQVQGSILRPLALKGLDLELGVQGPNPGRLSRLLGIPLPDLPPYSLSGDLSFRDNRWAFSNIEGDVGDSDLGGQIALDISSRPPHLTGKLHSDSLDLADLGVLAGVEPESAEQDGPESSNGGDGDRFALPDQPLITAAWEEVSADVSYRGKAVRAADIPLSEVVIDFNLADGHARFEPVGFGVGEGQVDFNLDIDSRPTPPEGTLQLEVQAVNLSKAIGSWELASDSVGTVAGQGKFWMTGASIAELFGSADGGMVMLMTRGKLDALLVELAGLDAAESFVTWMGGGGTVPIDCAYVDLKTQDGVVRIDTLAVDTTDTSFTGTGTANFDNERLDITLFSHPKDASALAAGTPLHLGGTFNNPEPGLKTGDLAMQIASSAILAAVATPVAALLPLLDLGTGNEVAYCEGLASRSLDAIDDNPGGKDESDNNEG